A region from the Aphis gossypii isolate Hap1 chromosome 1, ASM2018417v2, whole genome shotgun sequence genome encodes:
- the LOC114124989 gene encoding uncharacterized protein LOC114124989, whose translation MTGALFNILIPTKQHELHLSQQIACDCSIKTKQPNDNTFNKRSLNHPKLNLSITMEKTLEAILCSLQISNSVWNQSRDNRCYSVTFSIASNEHCEHILNLLMENGIGVKFNSTVVVLPCSLYYQDTEMSTQSVLETNRDKKPPNLYESSWKKFLQSVRSRLTVAQVVQGIEAGAMLTFDFLILLIISVTVAALGLMQGEIVIFVSSMLLSPLMGPINAATFGTMIKNKKLRNMGIVNEIIGLILCVIIGFAYGLTATFFDKRDCSQWITNEMAFMTDIGSLWISIVLAFLVGVAVPISLLGNNTFSLVGVAISTSLLPPSVNAGLLWAFSLRSINQDSCNTLNLHYSSTRSIDFAIKGAISMCVTFINIICIFACGIVILKIKAVAPKQSNHSTTLINEYLNVLKEINLEYSQEEANYLTLKLKEECSIFGLSPNTLKTRGPCTVTSGYNPFDLSFVTWSPGYKRQHDLKSFSNTQTDIRPSKLLKNKVKNTGLLSSEISPGSLKAVFKSPVENYSTIVSTDNDTPSTTRRFIITPVTLKNTSNTKE comes from the exons ATGACTGGAgctttgtttaatattttaattcctaCTAAACAACATGAATTACATCTTTCTCAACAAATTGCTTGTGATTGTTCAATTAAAACCAAACAACCCAATGataatacattcaataaaCGATCACTTAACCATCCCaaacttaatttatcaataactatGGAAAAA ACATTGGAAGCAATTTTATGTAGTTTACAGATTTCCAATTCAGTATGGAATCAAAGCAGAGATAATAGATGTTACtcg GTAACCTTTTCAATTGCTTCTAATGAACATTGtgaacatattttgaatttattgatgGAAAATGGCATtggagtaaaatttaattcgacAGTAgt GGTTTTACCTTGTTCGTTGTATTATCAAGATACTGAAATGTCTACTCAATCAGTTTTGGAAACCAATCGAGATAAAaa ACCACCTAATTTGTATGAATCATCTTGGAAGAAATTTCTTCAGTCAGTTAGATCTCGATTAACAGTGGCACAAGTTGTTCAAGGTATAGAAGCTGGTGCAATGTTAacctttgattttttaattcttttaataatttctgt aacGGTTGCAGCTCTTGGTTTGATGCAAGgagaaattgttatatttgtcTCTAGTATGCTTCTTTCCCCGCTTATG GGACCAATTAATGCTGCTACATTTGGAACTATGATCAAAAATAAGAAACTTAGAAACATGGGGATTGTAAACGAAATTATTGGTTTAATTCTTTGTGTAATAATTGGTTTTGCTTATGGTTTAACAGCtactttttttgataaaagagATTGTAGCCAGTGGATAACTAATGAAATGGcttttat gaCAGATATTGGTAGTTTATGGATAAGTATTGTACTTGCATTTCTTGTTGGAGTTGCTGTGCCTATTTCTTTATTAggaaacaatacattttctttaGTTGGAGTAGCAATATCTACATCACTTTTGCCACCTTCTGTCAATGCT gGTCTGTTGTGGGCATTTTCATTAAGGAGTATTAATCAAGACTCTTGTAATAccttaaatttacattattcatCTACAAGATCTATTGATTTTGCTATTAAAGGTGCAATCAGTATGTGTGTAACattcatcaatataatatgtatatttgcaTGTGGCATTGTcatattaaaa ataaaagcTGTTGCTCCAAAACAAAGTAATCACTCTACAACATTaatcaatgaatatttaaatgtgttgaaagaaataaatttagaatattctCAAGAAGAAGCAAATTATCTTACACTAAA GTTAAAAGAAGAATGTTCAATTTTTGGATTATCcccaaatactttaaaaactaGAGGACCTTGCACTGTCACTTCTGGATATAATCCTTTTGAT TTATCATTTGTTACTTGGTCACCGGGGTATAAAAGACAACATGATCTGAAATCGTTTTCAAATACTCAAACAGATATTAGACCATCCAAGTTACTAaagaataaagtaaaaaatacag gtCTACTTAGTAGTGAAATTTCACCAGGATCACTTAAAGCTGTGTTTAAATCTCCAGTGgaaaattattcaactatTGTTTCTACAGATAATGATACGCCTTCAACTACAAGGCGGTTTATTATAACTCCtgtaacattgaaaaatacttcaaatactaaagaataa
- the LOC114124984 gene encoding beta-1,3-galactosyltransferase brn-like: MLMHNMANSVYSLFKMKKYFKYVVIVLLWLLYYFGVFTHFFELDYNSKFVYPLETDISKCVMNAQSGNSDQPPCSKINTLQYDLLLSNDTKCNGNIHLLILVKSSLNHFDKRRTIRRTWGFENRFSDVPTRTVFVLGKSYDIDLEKRIKEEHEQYGDIVQYDFIDEYYNNTVKTMNAIKWASTHCNDSRFYFFSDDDMYVSIKNVLRYLRNPTEYPEYLSKEVKGKQSKHILPSDVVLFTGYVFHSSPLRHQISKWYVSLSEYPYHMWPPYVTAGAYMLSNAALVKFYYGSSYVKRFRFDDIYLGLLSKKLNIKPLHCEHIYFYKKHYSISSYKYVIASHGYDDSEELLNVWIEQKSNGNA, from the exons atgttaatgcaTAATATGGCCAACTCCGTCTAcagtttgtttaaaatgaaaaaatattttaagtatgttgttatagttttattatggtTACTGTATTATTTTGGTGTGTTCACTCATTTTTTTGAGTTGgattataattctaaatttgtcTATCCACTGGAAACTGACATATCAAAATGCGTAATGAACGCACAGTCAGGTAACTCTGACCAACCACcttgtagtaaaataaatacactacAATATGATTTACTGTTATCAAATGACACTAAATGTAATGGAAACATtcatttactaatattagtGAAATCgtcattaaatcattttgataAACGAAGGACCATTCGACGAACTTGGGGATTTGAGAATCGATTTTCTGATGTACCAACTAGAACGGTTTTTGTATTAGGAAAGTCATATGATATCGATTTAGAAAAACGCATTAAAGAAGAACATGAACAGTATGGagatattgtacaatatgattttattgacGAATACTACAATAACACTGTCAAAACTATGAATGCAATTAAATGGGCTTCAACACATTGTAATGATTCAAGGTTCTATTTTTTCTCAGACGATGACATGTATgtgtctataaaaaatgtcttacGTTATTTGCGAAACCCAACTGAATATCcagaatatttaagtaaagaaGTAAAAGGAAAGCAATCAAAACATATATTGCCATCGGATGTAGTATTATTTACTGGATATGTTTTTCATTCTTCACCACTGAGACATCAAATAAGTAAAtg GTATGTCTCACTCTCTGAATATCCATATCATATGTGGCCTCCATACGTCACGGCTGGTGCTTATATGTTATCCAATGCAGCTTtagtcaaattttattatggaaGTTCTTATGTAAAACGGTTTCGATTTGATGACATATATTTAggattattatcaaaaaaattaaatataaaacctcTTCACTGTgaacacatatatttttataagaaacattattctataagtagttataaatatgttatagctAGTCATGGATATGACGATAGTGAGGAATTACTTAATGTTTGGATAGAACAAAAAAGTAATGGAAACGCATAA
- the LOC114124995 gene encoding nucleolar protein 11, whose protein sequence is MIKLDTSFSLGSIIESNFLGISNDAEPDNVIVTLSKNMVTCFHMPSQNQVHCWSSSDKLSSGVIFDSLTNCYYGVFNYTRIGKWSQTSSMMKDMKKFNFTSKIIKLLTRLDYKGAVAVFENGHCECLNEAIGNRKKTRVAVINDGETIELAKLCIFRTKAICIIVSVDNKNIKTLRSVPLEDTFLPINLQISFKNKTDKLLGYCIRENSNSLNIVTFWSNGYLYSNELYTESNSNDFPGKQLTEITLVNLKKQVTLIQLSSDCIGLYGAEPKGDGAALVVYNFHYNMVVAVQHFRIYTNPPNLWSFGNHLLLVTGQNLAVIPFTCERNNLSLLMDNNLIKINDKYEEIEWDSYAKQQCVDTISASALSQSKLNEIIITDHIKNKKDKSLIRLLMENNDISDTSLVEILSYCSLNTSKHSNLLSKLFAYPPLNKPSCLRRQLPFENMLIILNTLYSLMKEKLIEERLVDWMTLLIDCSYQQLLLSNDPNVLELIVKIQKDINSKCDYLDSVNNMNYTMRVIKSKNVNSKKRDGPVNNLYKIEKINLY, encoded by the exons ATGATAAAATTAGATACATCGTTCAGTTTGGGTTCCATTATTGAGTCTAATTTCTTAGGGATTTCAAACGATGCAGAACCCGACAATGTCATTGTAACCTTGTCGAAGAACATGGTTACTTGTTTTCAC ATGCCAAGTCAAAATCAAGTGCATTGTTGGAGTAGTTCTGATAAATTGTCTTCTGGAGTGATATTTGATTCATTAACTAATTGTTATTATggcgtttttaattataccagAATTGGAAAATGGTCACAGACTTCATCAATGATGAAAGATATGAAGAAATTTAAT TTCacctcaaaaattataaaactattaactagATTAGATTATAAAGGAGCAGTTGCAGTTTTCGAAAATGGACATTGTGAGTGCTTAAATGAAGCAATCGGTAACAGGAAAAAAACCAGGGTTGCTGTCATTAATGATGGCGAAACTATTGAATTagctaaattatgtatatttaggaCAAAAGccatatgtattattgtatctgTTGATAAcaag aatataaaaacattacggTCTGTACCATTAGAAGATACTTTTTTgccaattaatttacaaatatcattcaaaaacaaaacagaTAAATTACTTGGATATTGTATTAGAGAAAATTCTAATTCActaaatattgtaacatttt ggTCTAATGGTTATCTCTATTCTAACGAGTTGTACACCGAATCCAACAGCAATGATTTTCCTGGTAAACAGTTGACAGAAATtactttagttaatttaaaaaagcaagtaactttaattcaattaagttCAGATTGTATTGGTCTTTATGGAGCAGAACCAAAAGGCGATg gaGCTGCTTTagtagtatacaattttcattataatatggtagttGCTGTGCAACATTTTAGGATCTATACCAACCCTCCAAATTTATGGAGTTTTGGAAATCATTTACTTTTAGTAACAGGCCAAAATTTAGCAGTTATTCCTTTTACATGTGAACGGAATAATTTATCCCTGTTAATGgataacaatttaatcaaaataaatgataaatatgaaGAAATTGAATGGGATTCTTATGCTAAACAGCAATGTGTAGATACTATTTCAGCCTCAGCTTTGTCTCAATcaaa attaaatgaaattattattactgaccatattaaaaataaaaaggataAATCATTGATTCGGCTACTGATGGAAAACAACGATATTAGTGATACTTCCTTAGttgaaatattgtcatattgcAGTTTAAACACATCAAAACACTCAAATCTTTTGTCAAAGTTATTTGCATATCCACCTTTAAATAAACCATCTTGTTTACGGCGCCAATTACCTTTTGAGAATATGctgataattttgaatactttGTATTCACTTATGAAGGAGAAATTGATTGAAGAAAGATTGGTTGATTGGATGACACTGTTGATTGACTGCTCATATCAACAACTATTATTGTCAAATGATCCTAATGTACTTGaacttattgttaaaattcaaaaagataTAAATAGCAAATGTGACTATTTGGattcagtaaataatatgaactatACAATGCgtgtaataaaaagtaaaaatgttaacagcAAAAAACGAGATGGACCGgtcaacaatttatataaaattgaaaaaattaatttatattga
- the LOC114124987 gene encoding ADP-ribosylation factor-like protein 4A: protein MGANMGKSSASLLDALPTPQSHLHVVMLGLDSAGKTTALYRLKFNQYLNTVPTIGFNCEKVKGTVGRARGQTFLVWDVGGQEKLRPLWKSYTRCTDGILFVVDSVDVERMEEAKMELARTARAPENTGVPILVLANKQDLPAARDSAELERLLGLNELNHLWHIQAACAITGDGLQEGLDALYDMILKRRKLAKQVKKKTR from the exons ATGGGGGCCAACATGGGTAAGAGTTCAGCGTCTTTGCTGGATGCACTACCTACACCACAAAGTCATTTGCATGTAGTCATGTTGGGCCTAGACAGTGCTGGTAAAACTACAGCTCTCTACagacttaaatttaatcagtACCTAAATACAGTTCCTACAATTGGATTTAATTGTGAAAAAGTAAAAGGAACCGTAGGAAGGGCTCGAGGTCAAACATTTCTTGTGTGGGATGTTGGCGGACAAGAAAAACTTCGGCCATTGTGGAAAAGTTATAccag gtgTACTGATGGTATACTATTCGTTGTGGACAGTGTAGATGTAGAACGGATGGAAGAAGCAAAAATGGAACTAGCTCGCACAGCGAGAGCTCCTGAAAACACAGGTGTACCAATTTTAGTATTAGCAAATAAACAAGATTTGCCAGCTGCACGAGATTCAGCAGAATTAGAAAGACTTTTGGGTCTAAATGAACTTAATCATTTGTGGCATATTCAAGCAGCTTGTGCTATTACCGGGGACGGTCTTCAAGAAGGTTTGGATGCGCtttatgatatgatattaaaacgcAGAAAATTAGCTAAACAAGTGAAAAAGAAAACTcgataa